CATCGCGAATTGCAATGCCCTGCTCAATTTCACTCTCATTCAATGCAACATAAAGTGTATCATAAATGATTTTGTTTTTATGATTATAAATGCGCAAAGGATAATGAATATCTGTACTGATTTGTTTTAATCCAGAGGGTATATCATCTTTATGCGTATGTAAAATTTCATATACTTCAAGGCTAATCTCGCGTAATTCGCTCACTTGCTGAACAATAAGATGACGTTTTTCTTTTGTGTAAAAAAACCAAAAAAATACGCATAAAAAAACTCCTGTCGTGCCAAGATACAAACATAACACCTTAATAATTGCACGTCTTGAATTATCTGACATCACTCCTCCCAATCACACATTGTAGCAATACCCTCGCCCACGCTGATTTAAAATGCTATCTTTGCCCAAAATTTTGCGTAGATTCTTAACATACACACGCAAACTCATTTCGCTTGGTTCTTGTTCATATTCCCAAAGTGTATCAAAAATTATCTCTTGAGAGACATAACTTCCTTTATGCTGAAGCAAAAGCGATAAAAGTAAGCTTTCTTTTTGTGTAAGAGGAATAACTACGCCATTTTCATCATAAAGTAATTGAGTGAGTATCCCAAACTTAAAGCCATTAGGTAAAAGAATAAAATCCTTATGAGTGTGTGAAAATGGACGCTTGAGCAGCGTATTGATACGACATTGAAGCTCTAAGAGTTCAAATGGCTTTTTGATATAATCATCACAACCTACCTTATATCCATTGTGCAAATCATCTATTCTATCAAGTGAAGTGATAAAAATAGCAGGCGTATCTTTTCCGCACTCCCGCAATTGTTTAAGCACATCAAATCCATTGCCTTGAGGCACTTTCACATCTAAAATCCACAAATCAAAATATTGCTCATAAGCGCAATCTAGCGCATCTTTAGCATTGTCGCATAATCGCACATTATAACCTTGCTCTTGCAAAAATTCCAATAGAATCTCTGAAAGCACAAAATCATCT
This DNA window, taken from Helicobacter sp. MIT 21-1697, encodes the following:
- a CDS encoding response regulator transcription factor, whose protein sequence is MSAKILLLEDDFVLSEILLEFLQEQGYNVRLCDNAKDALDCAYEQYFDLWILDVKVPQGNGFDVLKQLRECGKDTPAIFITSLDRIDDLHNGYKVGCDDYIKKPFELLELQCRINTLLKRPFSHTHKDFILLPNGFKFGILTQLLYDENGVVIPLTQKESLLLSLLLQHKGSYVSQEIIFDTLWEYEQEPSEMSLRVYVKNLRKILGKDSILNQRGRGYCYNV